In one Nostoc sp. KVJ3 genomic region, the following are encoded:
- the glsA gene encoding glutaminase A, translating to MKELDRLTTTELSAWVQQAKIQAKQGRVIDRIPQLALADPACFAVHICCKSGKNINFGDTACVFPLMSVIKTFSLLYLLEHLGAETVFGWVGVEPSDAPFNSLEQLVSDRGRPRNPMINSGAIALADKLPGKDATQRTLSFCQWFNQLAGCQLYLDEVMLASVRLTPSRANEAIANYLAEVGYIENIKTALDTYNQICCISGRVEDLALLGKLLAFENSLLKSQNRRIVNAVMSICGLYEASAEFAVRIGLPMKSGIGGGLVAIVPGEGAIACYSPALDNIGNPVGAIAFVEVLAQELQLSVFG from the coding sequence TTGAAAGAACTTGATAGACTAACGACTACGGAGTTATCAGCTTGGGTACAACAAGCTAAAATCCAGGCTAAACAGGGACGAGTTATCGATCGCATTCCCCAACTAGCTTTGGCTGATCCTGCTTGTTTTGCAGTTCATATCTGCTGTAAATCGGGGAAAAACATCAATTTTGGGGATACAGCTTGTGTTTTCCCGCTCATGAGTGTGATTAAGACATTTTCCCTACTTTATCTGCTAGAACATCTCGGAGCAGAAACAGTTTTTGGCTGGGTTGGGGTGGAACCATCGGATGCACCCTTCAATTCTTTAGAACAATTAGTTAGCGATCGCGGCCGCCCCCGCAACCCCATGATTAATAGTGGGGCAATCGCTCTCGCTGATAAGTTACCAGGAAAGGACGCTACCCAACGCACTCTTTCATTTTGTCAATGGTTCAACCAATTAGCCGGTTGCCAACTATATTTAGATGAGGTAATGCTGGCTTCAGTGCGATTAACACCTTCAAGAGCCAATGAAGCGATCGCAAATTATCTTGCCGAAGTCGGATATATCGAAAATATTAAAACAGCACTTGACACCTACAATCAAATATGCTGCATATCTGGGCGAGTTGAAGACTTAGCCCTGTTAGGAAAACTTCTAGCTTTTGAAAATAGTTTATTAAAATCACAAAATCGCCGAATTGTCAATGCTGTAATGTCAATTTGTGGACTTTATGAAGCTTCTGCGGAGTTTGCAGTCAGAATTGGTCTACCGATGAAATCAGGGATTGGTGGTGGACTTGTAGCAATAGTACCAGGTGAGGGAGCGATCGCTTGTTACAGTCCCGCCTTGGATAATATCGGAAATCCTGTCGGTGCGATCGCATTTGTCGAGGTTTTGGCACAAGAATTACAGTTGAGTGTCTTTGGTTAA
- a CDS encoding MarR family winged helix-turn-helix transcriptional regulator — MKPVSVERSPKPKNEQLKPAEVDQPYVLDEDLGYLIGRVFAKNHRNCYQELSDLEITPQQYVVMVKLLEKGATSQNELGVLVGMKPVTIHGIIRILAARGLIETHPHAKDRRLHIHSVSSAGKEMVNELVKRVEKVGIKNFAPLNPTEKETLRHILKKLLPQDMDSQNPIEYTFPKPD, encoded by the coding sequence ATGAAGCCAGTGTCAGTAGAGCGATCGCCAAAACCAAAAAACGAGCAACTAAAACCAGCAGAGGTGGATCAACCCTATGTATTGGATGAGGATCTTGGCTATCTCATTGGTAGAGTATTCGCCAAGAATCACCGCAACTGCTACCAGGAACTTAGCGATCTTGAGATCACACCCCAGCAGTACGTTGTCATGGTGAAACTGTTGGAGAAAGGCGCAACTTCTCAGAACGAACTGGGGGTGTTGGTGGGAATGAAGCCTGTTACCATCCACGGGATCATTCGGATTCTGGCAGCCCGCGGATTGATTGAAACTCATCCGCACGCAAAGGATCGGCGACTGCACATACACTCAGTTTCCTCTGCCGGTAAAGAGATGGTCAATGAGTTAGTTAAGCGCGTGGAAAAAGTAGGAATCAAAAACTTTGCACCTCTTAATCCCACCGAGAAAGAGACATTACGGCACATCCTCAAGAAACTGCTTCCCCAGGATATGGATTCTCAAAACCCGATTGAATATACATTCCCAAAACCCGATTGA
- a CDS encoding DoxX family protein: protein MTKLNKAKKIALWSFTTILAALFLFVGTLKLTGAEQLVAEFTKFGLPSWFRLFVGVAEIAGAGLLIVPRTTTLGAAELGVLMAGCVFLHFKSGEAPQSIPAFVLIVLLAIAGYVRLPHNTLLTSNRNLPN, encoded by the coding sequence ATGACAAAGCTTAACAAAGCTAAGAAGATTGCATTGTGGAGTTTTACAACAATCTTGGCAGCACTTTTCCTATTCGTCGGGACTTTAAAGCTTACGGGTGCTGAACAACTCGTAGCCGAATTTACCAAGTTTGGATTACCTAGTTGGTTTCGTCTGTTTGTTGGCGTGGCTGAAATTGCTGGCGCAGGACTTTTGATCGTTCCCCGCACCACAACGCTAGGAGCAGCAGAACTGGGTGTTTTGATGGCTGGTTGTGTGTTTTTACATTTCAAATCAGGGGAAGCTCCGCAAAGTATCCCAGCATTTGTATTGATCGTTCTCTTAGCGATCGCTGGTTATGTCCGTCTTCCACATAATACGCTTCTTACCTCTAATAGAAATCTGCCAAATTAA
- a CDS encoding amidohydrolase family protein: protein MSNPARIDVHQHIVPPDYANWLTQHGIKPGGGFLPKWSVEDAINMMDEHGIATGILSVSTPGVHLGNDAEARVKAREVNEFAAQVVSNHPHRFGFFATLTLPDVDGAIAEAVYAMEELHAAGVVLLANTHGRYLGEKDFDPLMQELNRRHAVVFVHPSELPGPSVQGVPSFAADFLLDTTRAAINLIVSGTMTRYTNLKVILSHAGGFIPYAAHRMAPVCSPDGNLETGLENLRRFYFDTALSSSPTALPSLLAFADPSHILYGSDSPFAPVQAVSHFTDGLDTYPLDNQLRSAINHSNAEALFPQFAKVLIPIQN, encoded by the coding sequence ATGTCTAATCCTGCCCGGATTGATGTTCACCAACATATCGTTCCTCCTGATTACGCAAACTGGCTGACTCAGCACGGCATCAAGCCTGGAGGAGGTTTTCTGCCGAAATGGAGTGTAGAAGATGCAATCAACATGATGGATGAGCATGGCATTGCCACTGGAATCCTCTCAGTTTCTACTCCTGGTGTGCATTTGGGCAATGATGCGGAGGCGCGGGTCAAGGCTCGTGAAGTGAATGAGTTTGCGGCTCAGGTAGTTAGCAATCATCCCCATCGATTTGGATTCTTTGCCACCCTAACCTTACCTGATGTCGATGGTGCGATCGCCGAAGCAGTCTATGCAATGGAAGAATTGCACGCGGCTGGAGTAGTTCTGCTTGCAAATACCCACGGTCGCTACTTGGGAGAGAAGGACTTTGACCCACTTATGCAGGAGTTGAACCGCCGCCATGCTGTAGTCTTTGTCCATCCCTCGGAGCTACCAGGGCCAAGTGTACAAGGTGTACCGTCCTTCGCCGCCGATTTCTTACTTGATACCACCCGCGCTGCGATTAATCTCATCGTGTCTGGGACAATGACCCGCTACACCAATCTGAAAGTGATTCTGTCCCATGCTGGGGGATTCATCCCTTACGCCGCCCATCGCATGGCTCCAGTATGTTCCCCCGACGGCAACCTCGAAACTGGACTGGAAAACCTCCGCCGCTTTTACTTCGACACCGCCTTGTCTTCCAGTCCGACTGCATTGCCCAGTTTGCTAGCGTTCGCTGACCCTAGCCACATTCTTTACGGCAGTGACTCGCCCTTTGCTCCTGTGCAAGCTGTAAGTCACTTTACAGATGGACTTGATACCTACCCCCTGGACAATCAGCTACGTTCAGCGATTAATCATAGCAATGCCGAGGCTCTGTTTCCACAGTTCGCCAAGGTACTCATACCAATTCAAAATTAA
- a CDS encoding FAD-dependent oxidoreductase — protein sequence MTNNINTVATVPLDVDVAIVGAGIGGLATAVALRHAGIEAHVYERTKVLREVGGAVIIREPSVRLLEAWGVSDRFYAEAVQTKVIELRDSEGKPIGTTPADMTGEGNAYSVHRADVHALLLGGVDQQHIHLGMESVEAFEDGDRGVVRFVDGQQVRAKVVIGADGIKSVVRKFIHHDEMIFSKLVVLRGLAPSSAMPEGMPNDRMYLWGQTPKMLTLLPLRGGDEVAMDTIMVQDTPPKDLWTSEVPTSELLDFFKGFDPAIIKLIEAGTVPVRANPVYEREPIDTWSTAHITLLGDAAHPMAPRAGQGANQAIQDADALARALSGEGMTNVPDALRRYHEERAPIAKKMQLASRSSPQIQALSVGK from the coding sequence ATGACAAATAATATCAATACAGTAGCTACCGTCCCCCTAGATGTGGATGTTGCGATCGTTGGAGCCGGTATTGGCGGGCTAGCTACCGCCGTAGCATTGCGTCACGCTGGCATCGAAGCCCACGTGTACGAACGAACCAAAGTCCTTAGAGAAGTTGGCGGCGCGGTTATCATCCGCGAACCCAGTGTGCGGCTGTTGGAGGCATGGGGTGTCAGCGATCGCTTCTATGCCGAGGCTGTGCAGACTAAGGTGATCGAATTGCGTGACAGCGAGGGCAAACCGATCGGTACGACCCCTGCCGACATGACCGGCGAAGGCAACGCTTACTCCGTGCATCGCGCCGATGTCCATGCCCTGCTGCTGGGCGGTGTAGATCAGCAGCACATCCATCTCGGTATGGAAAGCGTCGAGGCTTTTGAAGATGGCGATCGCGGTGTCGTGAGGTTTGTAGACGGGCAGCAGGTTCGCGCCAAGGTCGTAATCGGAGCGGACGGCATCAAGTCTGTGGTTCGCAAATTCATTCATCATGATGAGATGATCTTCTCGAAGTTGGTCGTCCTCCGTGGACTTGCGCCTAGTTCCGCGATGCCTGAAGGGATGCCAAACGATCGGATGTACCTGTGGGGTCAAACTCCCAAGATGCTGACACTGCTACCTCTACGTGGAGGGGATGAGGTCGCTATGGACACCATCATGGTGCAGGACACCCCGCCGAAGGATCTCTGGACGAGTGAAGTGCCAACGTCGGAACTACTCGATTTCTTCAAAGGCTTTGATCCTGCCATTATCAAGCTGATCGAAGCTGGGACGGTTCCGGTTAGGGCAAACCCGGTCTACGAACGCGAACCCATCGACACCTGGAGTACCGCACACATCACCCTGCTGGGTGACGCGGCTCACCCGATGGCACCACGCGCCGGTCAGGGTGCGAACCAGGCAATTCAGGATGCCGATGCTTTGGCTAGGGCATTGAGCGGGGAAGGAATGACGAACGTTCCCGACGCACTGCGCCGCTACCATGAGGAACGGGCACCGATCGCTAAAAAGATGCAGCTCGCTTCGAGGTCTTCACCCCAAATCCAGGCTCTGTCTGTAGGCAAGTGA
- a CDS encoding thioredoxin-like domain-containing protein, giving the protein MLPRVRSPELSQNYSWLNTDKPLSLKELKGRVVILDFWTYCCINCLHILPKLKYLEHKYKDSLTVIGVHSAKFDNEKETENIRQAILRYDIEHPVVVDSNFRLWDEYAVRAWPTLIIIDPEGYVIGQISGEGNRDTLDELIQKLIQQHQDKGTINFQELSLTLEKQRQPLITPLAFPGKVLATPVGLFIADSGHHRLIVSNFNGEILHLIGTGKSGLTDGAFNEAQFFAPQGMAYDAENQILYVADTENHTLRRVDLKRQVVEAIAGTGEQSHNIHPHGGAGLETALNSPWDLVKVGNTLFIAMAGLHQIWQMDLETGIIKTYAGIGAEACIDGSLGESAFAQPSGITNNGQELYIADSEVSSIRGVGIVEPYQVRTVCGSGGLFGFGDVDGQGEDVRLQHCLGVEYADNFLWVADTYNHKIKLVSPSGNCQTVLGDGTAGLQNGQGKNSRFFEPSGLSAIASFLYIADTNNHAVRRVDLNTLEVTMVEFLGLCAPDVCIPPSL; this is encoded by the coding sequence ATGCTTCCCCGTGTCAGATCCCCAGAATTATCGCAAAATTACTCTTGGCTTAATACCGATAAACCCTTGTCTCTGAAAGAACTCAAGGGTAGAGTCGTAATCTTAGATTTTTGGACATACTGTTGTATAAATTGTCTGCATATTCTGCCAAAGTTGAAATATCTAGAACATAAATATAAAGATAGCCTTACCGTTATCGGGGTTCATTCTGCCAAATTTGACAACGAAAAAGAAACAGAAAATATTCGCCAAGCTATCCTGCGTTACGACATTGAACACCCAGTTGTAGTTGACAGCAATTTTCGACTTTGGGATGAATATGCTGTACGTGCTTGGCCTACTTTAATAATTATTGATCCAGAAGGTTACGTGATTGGCCAGATTTCTGGTGAAGGAAACCGTGACACTTTAGACGAGTTGATTCAAAAGTTAATTCAGCAACATCAGGATAAAGGCACGATTAATTTTCAAGAACTTAGCTTGACATTAGAAAAACAGCGCCAACCATTAATTACACCCTTAGCTTTTCCTGGTAAAGTTCTAGCTACTCCAGTGGGTTTGTTCATCGCTGACTCTGGACATCATCGCTTGATTGTGAGCAACTTCAATGGAGAAATTCTACATTTAATTGGTACTGGAAAATCCGGCTTAACCGATGGTGCTTTTAACGAAGCGCAATTTTTTGCACCGCAGGGAATGGCTTATGATGCCGAAAATCAGATTCTTTATGTTGCTGATACAGAAAATCATACCCTACGGCGAGTTGATTTAAAGCGTCAAGTTGTGGAAGCGATCGCAGGAACTGGTGAACAAAGCCACAATATCCATCCTCATGGCGGTGCTGGTTTAGAAACTGCGCTGAATTCCCCTTGGGATTTAGTGAAAGTGGGAAATACCCTATTTATTGCAATGGCTGGGCTACATCAAATTTGGCAAATGGATTTAGAAACTGGCATCATTAAAACTTATGCTGGTATTGGTGCAGAAGCGTGTATTGATGGTTCGCTTGGTGAATCTGCTTTTGCTCAACCTAGCGGTATTACTAATAATGGGCAAGAATTATATATTGCTGACAGTGAAGTTAGTTCAATTCGCGGTGTGGGAATTGTCGAACCGTACCAAGTGCGAACTGTTTGCGGTAGTGGGGGTTTATTTGGTTTTGGCGATGTAGATGGACAAGGTGAAGATGTCCGTTTACAACATTGTTTAGGAGTAGAATATGCTGATAATTTTCTGTGGGTGGCAGATACCTATAATCACAAAATTAAATTAGTTAGTCCTAGTGGCAATTGTCAAACAGTCTTAGGAGATGGGACTGCTGGTTTGCAAAATGGTCAAGGCAAGAATAGCCGATTTTTTGAACCTTCGGGATTAAGTGCGATCGCTTCTTTTTTATATATTGCCGATACCAATAATCATGCCGTCCGCCGCGTAGATTTGAATACTCTTGAGGTGACGATGGTAGAGTTTCTTGGGTTATGTGCGCCAGATGTTTGTATTCCGCCTAGTTTATAA
- a CDS encoding KGK domain-containing protein, which yields MNKICQLLDFDADVLLFNKDTYIVSRFKELISENFRQKFCTRLTEHHADFSVSGLFNKLCINEVNFKVEDITWQSCSEGINCQVFRVGSTGWQVGKLRIKVSTEIISPLAQREGANMKITVVLEFYPDNPNEPESPLDDIRKMIQAI from the coding sequence ATGAACAAGATATGCCAACTATTAGACTTTGATGCTGATGTTTTGTTATTTAATAAAGATACGTATATCGTTAGCAGATTCAAAGAATTGATATCTGAAAATTTTAGACAGAAATTTTGTACAAGATTAACGGAACATCATGCTGATTTCTCTGTTTCAGGACTTTTTAATAAGCTGTGTATAAACGAAGTCAATTTTAAAGTTGAAGATATCACATGGCAATCTTGTAGCGAAGGTATCAACTGTCAAGTTTTCAGAGTTGGGTCTACAGGCTGGCAAGTAGGTAAACTCAGAATAAAAGTCTCTACAGAAATTATTTCTCCATTAGCTCAGAGGGAAGGTGCCAACATGAAGATTACTGTAGTATTAGAATTTTATCCTGATAATCCTAACGAACCTGAATCACCTTTAGATGATATTCGTAAAATGATACAAGCAATATGA
- a CDS encoding DUF952 domain-containing protein, protein MNTILHITKRQQWEDAKILGSYRADSLESEGFIHCSKSTQILKVAKRFFDNQKELVLLFIDSEKVQAEIRYEEAEIGELFPHIYGELNIDAVYQVIDFEAGGDGLFELPQEVRNLE, encoded by the coding sequence ATGAACACCATCCTCCACATCACCAAACGCCAACAATGGGAAGACGCGAAAATACTCGGTAGCTATCGCGCTGATTCGCTAGAGAGTGAAGGTTTTATACATTGTTCAAAGTCAACGCAAATACTCAAAGTTGCAAAGAGATTTTTTGATAATCAAAAAGAATTGGTACTATTGTTTATTGATTCTGAGAAAGTCCAAGCTGAAATTCGTTATGAAGAGGCGGAAATTGGCGAATTATTTCCTCATATTTATGGTGAGTTAAATATTGATGCTGTGTATCAGGTGATTGATTTTGAAGCTGGGGGAGATGGTTTATTTGAGTTACCGCAAGAAGTTAGAAATTTAGAATAA
- a CDS encoding RluA family pseudouridine synthase: MHCVNTKGDRLDRYLSQELPDLSRSRIQQLIEQGNVQLNDQVCTSKKINVKLGDRIILEIPEAQPLKLLAEDIPLDILYEDDQLLILNKPAGLVVHPAPGHPDGTLVNALLAHCPNLPGIGGVQRPGIVHRLDKDTTGAIAIAKTEVAHHHLQAQLKAKTARREYLGVVYGAPKVESGKIDLPIGRHPQDRKKMAIMPIEQGGRSAVTHWQVLERLGNFTLIRFQLETGRTHQIRVHSAKMGHPIVGDPVYSSGHSVGVNLPGQALHAWRLKLQHPLSGEFIEVTATPPAHFTKLLEMLKRRTTF; the protein is encoded by the coding sequence ATACACTGTGTCAACACTAAAGGCGATCGCCTCGACCGTTATCTTTCCCAAGAATTACCAGATTTATCCCGTTCGCGCATCCAACAGTTAATCGAACAGGGTAATGTCCAACTTAACGATCAAGTTTGCACATCTAAGAAGATCAATGTCAAGCTAGGCGATCGCATCATTCTGGAAATACCAGAAGCGCAACCCCTAAAACTCCTAGCAGAAGATATCCCTTTAGATATCCTCTACGAAGATGACCAGTTACTTATTCTCAACAAACCCGCAGGTTTAGTTGTCCATCCCGCACCCGGTCATCCAGATGGCACGTTGGTAAATGCTTTGTTGGCTCACTGTCCCAATTTACCAGGAATTGGCGGAGTCCAACGTCCGGGAATCGTCCATCGATTGGATAAGGATACTACAGGTGCGATCGCGATCGCAAAAACGGAAGTTGCCCATCATCACCTACAAGCCCAACTCAAAGCTAAAACCGCACGGCGAGAATACTTAGGTGTGGTTTACGGTGCGCCAAAAGTTGAAAGTGGCAAAATTGACTTACCCATTGGTCGCCATCCACAAGACCGCAAAAAAATGGCTATTATGCCTATTGAACAAGGTGGACGATCTGCCGTCACTCATTGGCAAGTACTAGAACGCCTCGGTAATTTCACCTTAATCCGCTTCCAACTAGAAACTGGACGCACCCATCAAATCCGCGTCCACAGTGCGAAAATGGGTCATCCTATTGTCGGCGACCCAGTTTATAGTTCTGGTCATTCAGTGGGGGTAAATCTTCCCGGTCAAGCACTCCACGCTTGGCGACTCAAATTGCAGCATCCCTTATCTGGCGAGTTCATTGAGGTGACAGCCACTCCTCCCGCCCACTTTACAAAACTTTTGGAGATGTTAAAAAGACGAACTACATTTTAA
- a CDS encoding phycobilisome rod-core linker polypeptide produces MAIPLLEYEPSSQNQRVAGYEVPGDEQPRIFTTDNILSPSDLGDLIEAAYRQLFFYAFAADRETYLESQLRNGQITVRDFVRGLVLSNTFKRSFYDLNNNYRFVEQVIQRVLGRDPYNEREKIAWSIVVATKGIVGFVDEVLNTEEYLSNFGYSTVPYQRRRILPSQSAGELPFNIKSPRYEDYHRAKLGFPQIIWQVEVRRFLPQEQKPKAGDPALFLSMAQSVNATGNTPQRISSFNIDIEKSVPYRQLAGIK; encoded by the coding sequence ATGGCAATTCCTCTGTTAGAATATGAACCTTCAAGTCAAAACCAGCGTGTCGCTGGATATGAAGTACCGGGTGATGAACAGCCCAGGATTTTTACTACAGACAATATCCTGTCTCCATCAGATTTAGGCGATCTGATTGAAGCAGCATATCGTCAACTTTTCTTTTATGCTTTTGCAGCCGATCGCGAAACATATTTAGAGTCTCAACTCCGTAATGGACAAATTACAGTACGAGACTTTGTTCGTGGATTGGTGCTTTCCAATACCTTTAAGAGAAGCTTCTACGACCTCAACAATAATTATCGCTTTGTTGAGCAAGTAATTCAGCGCGTTCTAGGACGCGACCCATACAACGAGCGGGAAAAAATCGCTTGGTCAATTGTGGTTGCTACCAAGGGTATTGTCGGCTTTGTTGATGAAGTTCTCAACACTGAAGAGTACCTGAGCAACTTTGGATATTCCACAGTGCCTTATCAGCGCCGTCGGATACTGCCATCTCAATCTGCGGGTGAGTTGCCATTTAACATCAAATCTCCGCGATACGAAGATTACCACCGTGCTAAACTGGGTTTCCCCCAAATCATTTGGCAGGTCGAAGTACGCAGATTCCTTCCACAAGAGCAAAAGCCCAAGGCTGGCGATCCGGCTCTATTTTTGTCTATGGCACAAAGTGTCAACGCAACTGGCAATACGCCACAAAGAATCTCGTCATTCAACATCGATATCGAAAAGTCTGTACCTTATCGCCAGTTAGCTGGAATTAAGTAA
- a CDS encoding phycobiliprotein lyase — protein MDAMEFFQLSAGKWRSQRATHHLAFKRSETGESDIQVETLEANHPEIIELCQYHQIDPSLSVGGSRVRWLGTMAWDREGEDNHQGKTIFAIVPDGDNPRAGKLLRERGYAEIVPVVGLFHMDDEDGLVLTTEYETMSSIERFWFASPNMRLRTSTVKRFGGFSTASFCSETRIEGSVEVSNTEQLIERLGKDVLEKREFYSVLGW, from the coding sequence ATAGACGCAATGGAATTTTTTCAGCTAAGTGCTGGTAAGTGGCGATCGCAACGGGCAACTCATCACCTGGCGTTCAAGCGCTCAGAGACGGGAGAATCGGATATACAAGTAGAAACTCTGGAAGCCAATCATCCAGAAATTATTGAACTGTGCCAGTATCATCAAATTGACCCCAGCCTATCCGTAGGAGGGTCGCGTGTGCGTTGGCTAGGCACAATGGCTTGGGATAGAGAAGGTGAAGATAACCATCAGGGAAAAACTATATTTGCGATCGTGCCTGATGGCGATAACCCCAGGGCTGGCAAATTACTGCGCGAAAGAGGTTACGCCGAAATAGTCCCTGTAGTCGGTCTTTTTCACATGGATGATGAAGATGGACTAGTGTTGACAACCGAATACGAAACCATGAGTTCCATTGAGAGATTCTGGTTTGCCAGCCCAAATATGCGACTGCGAACCAGTACAGTGAAACGCTTTGGTGGTTTCAGCACGGCATCGTTTTGTAGTGAAACCCGGATTGAAGGTTCTGTTGAAGTTTCCAACACAGAACAGTTAATAGAAAGACTTGGGAAGGATGTTCTAGAAAAAAGAGAATTTTATTCAGTTTTGGGCTGGTGA
- a CDS encoding NblA/ycf18 family protein — protein sequence MMDFPVELTLEQQFRLQNLKDQVKSLSQQEAQEFLLEVLRQMMVKDNLVKHLLKQA from the coding sequence ATGATGGATTTTCCAGTCGAACTAACCTTAGAACAACAGTTTCGCTTACAAAACTTAAAAGACCAGGTAAAGAGTTTAAGTCAACAAGAAGCTCAGGAGTTTTTATTAGAAGTTTTACGGCAGATGATGGTAAAAGATAATTTGGTTAAGCATCTGCTAAAACAAGCCTGA
- a CDS encoding bleomycin hydrolase, with protein MVLDAFSRAVITADAKTAPIGGADLAALKSFIAEGNKRLDAVNAIASNASCAVSDAIAGIACENTGLLQAGGNLYPTRRTAACLRDAEIILRYVTYALLAGDSSVLDDRALNGLKETYTALGVPTGSSVRAFQILKAISVAHITNTNTEANAGKRFRKLDTPQGDCSALAAEAASYFDRVISALS; from the coding sequence ATGGTTCTTGATGCTTTTTCTAGAGCTGTAATTACGGCTGATGCCAAAACCGCTCCTATCGGTGGTGCTGACTTGGCAGCCCTCAAGTCTTTCATTGCTGAAGGCAACAAGCGCCTTGATGCAGTTAATGCGATCGCTAGCAATGCTAGTTGTGCAGTTTCTGATGCGATCGCTGGGATTGCTTGTGAAAACACTGGTTTGCTTCAAGCTGGTGGTAACTTGTACCCCACTCGCCGGACTGCTGCTTGTCTACGTGATGCTGAAATCATTCTGCGCTACGTAACCTATGCACTATTGGCTGGTGATTCTTCTGTATTAGACGATCGCGCTTTGAACGGTCTGAAAGAAACCTACACAGCTTTGGGCGTACCAACTGGATCTTCTGTACGCGCTTTCCAAATCCTGAAGGCTATTAGCGTCGCTCACATCACCAACACCAACACAGAAGCTAACGCTGGCAAGAGATTCCGTAAATTGGATACTCCTCAAGGCGACTGCTCTGCTTTAGCTGCTGAAGCTGCTAGCTACTTCGATCGCGTTATTTCTGCTCTGAGCTAA
- a CDS encoding bleomycin hydrolase, translating to MKSVITTVIGAADAAGRFPTSSDLESVQGSIQRASARLEAAEKLAAGIDNVAKEAYDAAFKKYPYLTQEGEAGATQVKKDKCLRDIKHYLRLINYSLVVGGTGPLDEWGIAGAREVYRSLGLPTAPYVTALTFTRDRACSPRDLSPQALGEFRALLDYVINSLS from the coding sequence ATGAAATCAGTTATCACTACAGTTATCGGAGCTGCTGATGCAGCAGGTCGTTTCCCAACCTCCTCCGATCTAGAATCAGTTCAAGGTAGTATTCAACGTGCTAGCGCCCGTCTAGAAGCTGCTGAAAAGCTAGCTGCTGGTATCGATAACGTAGCTAAGGAAGCTTATGATGCTGCCTTCAAGAAATATCCTTACCTCACCCAAGAAGGCGAAGCTGGCGCTACCCAAGTTAAAAAAGACAAGTGCCTCCGCGACATCAAGCACTACCTACGCTTGATCAACTACAGCTTAGTTGTGGGCGGTACTGGCCCTCTAGACGAATGGGGTATTGCAGGCGCTCGTGAAGTTTATCGCTCTTTGGGTCTGCCTACTGCTCCTTACGTTACCGCTTTGACTTTCACCCGCGATCGCGCTTGTTCTCCTCGTGACTTGTCTCCTCAAGCATTAGGTGAGTTCCGCGCTCTTCTCGACTACGTAATCAACTCCCTTTCATAG
- a CDS encoding HEAT repeat domain-containing protein, translating to MTIDSLFEQLKHPNPNLRERAMWELAEVRDENTIPRLMGILDEEDVTYRRAAVKALGAIGVDAVPSLVESLINSENATIRGSCAKALAQVAANHPDVPLPAEGLEGLKTALNDPNAVVYIASVMALGEIGSPAFEILAEALKTIDNVAVAVAIVNAFGSMGDIRGVELLTALTNDESVDPYVRESAVSALPRLDQVIKYKR from the coding sequence ATGACAATAGATTCTCTATTTGAACAGTTGAAACACCCCAACCCCAATCTCCGGGAACGAGCCATGTGGGAACTGGCTGAGGTTCGGGATGAAAATACCATTCCTCGCCTGATGGGTATTTTGGATGAAGAGGATGTAACTTACCGTCGAGCTGCGGTAAAAGCACTGGGTGCTATTGGTGTAGATGCTGTACCGTCACTGGTAGAGTCATTAATAAATAGCGAGAATGCAACTATTCGGGGTAGTTGTGCTAAGGCTTTGGCACAGGTTGCTGCTAACCATCCAGATGTTCCTTTGCCGGCTGAGGGCTTAGAGGGATTAAAAACTGCGCTCAATGACCCAAATGCCGTTGTTTATATCGCATCAGTAATGGCGCTAGGTGAGATTGGTTCTCCTGCCTTTGAGATTTTGGCTGAAGCTCTGAAAACAATAGATAATGTTGCAGTGGCTGTGGCGATCGTCAATGCATTCGGTTCGATGGGTGATATCCGAGGTGTGGAACTGCTGACGGCATTGACAAATGATGAATCTGTTGATCCTTATGTTCGTGAATCAGCAGTGAGTGCTTTGCCCAGATTAGATCAGGTGATTAAATATAAAAGATAA